ACATTGCCTTCCAAAAAAGATGTTGAAAAAGCAAGACGAGAGTAAGTATTTGCAAATATTctagagttttttttattatactataCTTTGTGGGCTGGTATTTCTCATGCTGCTTGTTTTTTCCATGCTTCAGCTCCGTTTATTTACTACGCACCGAATTGTCATGAGTTGCAAATTTTAAGCTCAAACACTGGATTTTGGGAAAATAGCGAATTGGGCAATTTAACGTATCGTGAAAAACTAACtctaaaaattttattttattttactggttACTTTTTGGAGTCTATTTGACCTGGATGGTATTGATGGGGTATATACCGGTACTTTCTTTGTTTAATGGTGTGCAaatttctgtaaataaaaatatatttacaaaatgacTACATTTCCTTGCATTTGTTTGTGATTTAAACTAATGCAGCATGGAGACTTCCAATGTAGTGCTGCAGATTgtgtacaaaaaacaaacaaaccacaagCACCTGTGTGACTGAGTGGGTAGACTTTGCTAATGTCAGTTTGAGTGTTCATGTCTGCTCAGCCAAAGGTGAGTGCAGTATAGAATGCATTGATAAATCTTGTCTTGCAGGAAGCGGCAGACTAATTTGCAAAAGGGGAAACAGCTGCTGCGAGAAGGCAAATTATCGGAAGCCCGAGATTGTTTTTCACGCTCCATTAACGTAACCTCTGCAATGGCACATGAAGTTATTAAAGTATGGAACTATTTTTAAATACTAATATGTGTATTATTTAAATAGGTGGATATACAGCTTGCATTATACTGTAattcaaaagtaaaaaaatacttgTGTTAActtatttcttcttttaaaataaaatttcaagatTAACTCGTTATTGGATATTCAATAGAAATCCATTAGCTGAACACGTTGGGCTTTGAGTTAAATATGCTGGacatctgaatgtgtgtgttccTTTTTGACATATTCAGTGCAGTGCAATGCTGcagaattgtttaaccccttaaggacacatgacgtgtgtgacacgtcatgattcccttttattccagaagtttgatccttaaggggttaagaggctaCAGCTGACCGTATGCCCTATTCAGGGGTGCTTATACTAATCTACACATTTTGGATTTCAGAAATGGATAGATTTAACCTGTGTTTTTATAACGCAGCCATGTAAAATACATTTGTAGAGAGTGATTGAGTGGCTAATTATTTAACTGGCTTTGCATTGTGGTAACTGTAGTATTCCGCAGCCACGGTTGGGTATTACTGGTCTAAGTTCTAGCAGGGGTGAAGTGGTGTTACAGACAGTGTTGGCTAACAGCATCACAGCAGATAATCGAaatatcccatgatgctctgctaaATCAGAATGACGTGTGTTAAATTCTTGCAGGTGGacagctattttttattttatttttttggtcaaGTCTTCGTGAAATGTTAACCGGATcccatttattttctgtttctgaaTGTATCGGCAAATAATAAGTGACTGCTTCTGATTGGCTCAATTtccaatgtgtatatatgtaattttaaggACCTACACAGTCCTGACCATGTTCTTCATCCTAACTTAGTTAGTTGAATGATACATGCTAAATCAAACTATGTATACAACTGGAATTCTTTGTGTATCTAGTGAAGAGACTGTAATATCTGGATTTTGCTTGGTAGACTGCTCGCGCAGAAGGCGTGGACTGCATTGTTGCTCCCTATGAAGCGGATTCCCAGCTGGCGTACttaaataaaaatggttttgCTCAAGCGATTATTACTGAAGATTCTGATCTGCTGGCGTTTGGTTGTAAAAAGGTAACtccaatgtgtgtatgagggccacAAAACAGGTTGACATGAATTAAATGTTAATTCTTCAGCTTTTGTGGAACTATAATTGTGCATGATGTCCATCCACGCAGAGTTTGACAAacttcatggaagttgtagttcaactGCTTCAGAGCAAAGCCCACCCCCCCTTCGTGGACCATCCCGTTATACCTCTAGGGCAGtgattcccaacccagtcctctaggcacacctaccagtccaggatttaaggattatccagttttgtctaaggtgtttttagaaaaaaaagaaaaaacaccttcgacaaaactgggtaatcctttaaatcctggactggtaggtgtgccttgaggactgggttgggaaaaaCTGCTCTAGTGTAGTACCATGTTCTCTGTACTTTCTTACAGAGCTAAATGGACCTCCATTAAAATTTGTGTCTAATTCTTTGTGCATGTGATTACTGTAACTGtacatatagattatatatagaATACTGAAATTGAGTGTATTACCCCTGTTTCCTATTTGTGCTTTAGAATCTCTGTGAAATTATTTGTTTGATCTAGCCGTGAGCATGTCTGATCTTTATTTCATAGGTGATTTTAAAATTAGATAAGTTCGGGAACGGTCTAGAAATCGACCAGGCACGGCTGGGAATGTGTAAACAGCTTGGGGACGTATTCACGGAAGAAAAATTTCGTTATATGTGCATTCTGTCTGGCTGTGATTATCTTCCTTCTATTCATGGCATTGGTCTGGCTAAAGCTTGTAAACTTATAAAAACTGCAAACAACCCTGATATTCTAAAGGTAACTCATTTGGTGGGATGGAATGGCTTTTTACATCTCAACTATATGTCTTGATTGTGCAGCAATGGGCATATTGGGTGAATGAAATGTTCTGTCAACATTGTAGCCAATTATTGGTCACTGGTAGAACAAAAGTGACACAGtctgatatatatagatatatatttaacttttcCTTAAACCAAACCTCAATTTTCTtccttgtatcttttttttttttttttacattttgcttgTATTTTAACATGCTCTGCAAAACTGATGTGCATTGTAATTCTCTGCACCACGTAAATAGAGgtagtttttctttaaaaccatgtcTCTTATGGAATGTTATTGATCCTATATAATATGCTGTACAAAAGCTATGAAAAAGTCACTTCAAATGGTCCAAATATCAAAAAGAATTAATGTTTTTCTGCAGATGTGTTTTCTTCATTcttttgtctgtgtgtttgactttgTATTCATATCCGTTAATGTCTGTTGCCAGTTCTAAAATATTCTGGGATGTGTAaatttttctgtttatattataGGTCATAAAGAAAATTGGGCAGTACTTGAAAATGAATATTACAGTTCCCGATGGGTATATAGATGGATTTGTCCGTGCCAATAATACATTCCTTTACCAACTGGTATTTGACCCTGTGAACAGGAAATTGATTCCTCTGAATCCGTACGATAATGACGTTCAACCTGAAGAATTGGATTATGCTGGACCGTATCCtttttatatatgcatttatgtgtCTGTAAATCGGgtggtgttttttgttgtttttttttggtgttgatatacttaaaaaaaaaatgagccagAGCATAAAGACAACTGGATTGTAGATGCACTGCCGTTTGAGTCTCCTTTGTGCTGTGTTTGCAGTCATTAAACCAAATATTTCTGTCCTTCTAGACCTCTCCTGCACGCTCTGTAGGGATTCTCTAATAAATAGGCCAAAAATACAAACTGGacaataatgtgtatatataatgagaaCGGTTTGCGCCACATCGATGTAACCTGGCAGGCAAGGAAAGTGAActgtaatgcgcatgcgtgaacaTTGATAAAGAGATGCTGGGAGAACTGTGTAAGGTCCCAAAGTGCCTACTTTGAATGTGGCATCATTGTcttatgtacaatgtttcttgtatcttcttcaataaatgtttctatttttttttttttttttttttaattatatggcTAGTTCAGCGTTTCCAAACTAGTGTTCCGCGGAACCCTtcgagaacaaaattggggttccgctGTGATCTGACcatcgggtggctcatgcacttagggccacctgatggctaTTATCGCTGAACAAGGGCCTGGTCGGGAGCCGTGGCTCTTTAAGCTGGGCCCCTGCACTATCGGtggactgggaggaagtgacagcacgtCCTCCCAGTCTCATTAGAGAAACTGACGCGTGGGAGGAATGCAGTGAGTGATAACTAGGTTGGAGGCAGCAGCACACCGCATggatgctcactcccatcagcctcagacagGACCAGAcctccaagcaagccaccctcctgggcaccaaggtaagctaacaggaaggtgactgcaaatacaaacattttaacttgtgtgtatctgtgcctgtgtgtgtatcagtgtgtgcatctaagtgtgtgtgtgtgtgtgtgtacctgtgtttctatctgtgccagtgtatgtatctgtgcatcagtgtgtatgtgccagtgtatatatctgtattaacaaaaaatggtaccagtatgtatatatctgtcagtgtgtatgtgccagtatttgtatctgtgtcagtgtttgaatatgtgctactgtgtgtatctgtgtgtcaaagtgtgtgcatgtgtcaaggtgtgtatctttttctgtgtgtgtgtaggtgtctatatgtgtgtaaatatgtatgtagcagtgtatgtgcatacatcccagcaatcaaacactaacacaacatgcaaacacatcccatacaaacataaacattacacacacaaaacaaaagttagtgttaatatttgtttgtgtgtgaaaaatgcaaataactaATTTGAAcgacaattttggccagtgtttgtgactaagtgactactaaaaaagactggacaataccccatttgcaataccttgggttgtctactattgcaaatggtatgccatcataggggtaattttcattcctgggctaccatgcggtctcaaaggcaacgtaaccaagtCCCTATACCGCGATCACTGGCAactgggtaagtacataggacggcggggacgtgctatgcaGCCCCCCGGCGTTTAGACCCAGgtccctaaggacggcatagcatgcccgccgtccttaaaCCCTTAAGgccgtgtgacatgtcatgattcccttttattccagaagtttggtccttaaggggttaagaagctaaaattacatacaaacaccaacttTACACAAAAAGGCACACTAGCTCCTATGTACTAgaatctgtttactatctgtatAAATTAGTGTATGTATAGCAGAAAAACTAATTTGCTATAAAAGACACTCGGCTAATTTAAAAGGTTTGCGCTGTGgcgcaaaatatttttttggagGTGTTCCACGATGttggtacactatgtcaaagggttccacgtgtATACTTTCCGGACAGACCTCGTACATTGGGATCACTTTATAAATGTAATGTTTCCTAAAATTCCAGACGTGTAACCTTGTACAGTCTGGGATAGTGGGAAGCTAGAATCTTCCTAGTGGGAAGCTAGAatctttttgccttttttgggggtggggaggtTGGGTCTCCCCCCTTCTCCTAAACCTGTGGTGGGGTGACAAAACTGTTTTCCCTAATCTAATATATAGATTTACAGTAATTCACTTAACTGTGAATTGACAGGAGATAGTTGCAGATTTAAGTCCACAGTGCTGAGATAGTTTAGCatagtttagaattttttttttgcctgaagattatgcttTTAATTCCTAACAGTTCAGTTTAGTGGCTAACCCTgaatgttttgttttagtttttgtgTGACCTATCTACCCTGTACCCTGTAACCTAAAATCTCACCTGTCGTATGTTCCCCtctgtgttcttttttttctttttttgttattcctTTTCCTTAATTTAACCTAGAAACATTGGTGATTCGGCTGCTTTGCAGATTGCTCTTGGAAACGCTGACGTTAACACCATGGAACAGATTGATTTTTACAATCCAGATGATCCACAGGTATAACACAAGATGTTTATATAAGATGCATCTACTGTACTTCTAGCAACATGTTATCAGCACATCTTGTAAAAAACCTCATTCTGTTTCATTTAATCAAGACGACAAATTGTATTTTCTTTATGAATGCCGGCAATGTATGGGGTATATGTAAAGCATATTAATTCTAAGATTGTCTTTAAACATATACCCTAAGGAAAATATTTGGATTCTTTAGTGCTTCAGAGAGCATTTAATTCACAGAGATATTTGACTTTCATTTTGTCTTTTTAGCCTTCCAAACAACGGAGCCAAAGTTGGAAAAGCAAAGACATTGCGCCTGCGGAGAGCATTTGGAAAAGGAATTACACGCCATCAAAATATGTGGCAACGGAAAGGAAACAAAGTGAGGACAATAACAGCCCCCGCGGGTTAATTCTCCCAAGCAGTAAGACTGCAAAAAGACCTCATGATGGTATGTTTCTGTTatgaaaattaattaaatgatcAGTAAATGACGCACTATTTATCAATATTATGTTATGGCACTGGTGCTAAATGTTTTTATGAACCTACCACATTTTAACAGTTTCTGCCTGAACACTTGTGATGTTGCTTGCACTGCTTGGCCTACCACTAGGTTAACCCGTGATTGAGCAGAGAAGCTGTGCAGGGACCTGTGGTATAGATAAATGGAAGCTTGTaatcaagttaaatacttctcTCTTTTGGTTTTGCACTTAAAGGGTTTCTaaagtgcctggaaaacaaagcagtttttcaGGCACTGTAGGTTCCTACAGTGCCCCACTCCCGCAGCaccgaaggggttaaaaccccttcagtcatttacctgaatccagcgccgatgtccctcggtgctgggtcagactCCACCTACGCTCGCactaggatttccccataggaaagcattaatcaatggagattccggtgacgctggaagtcctcatacaTAGCgtcaggacatccagcgtcatttatACAACTAAAAGTTGTCAAAGCTCCCAGAAGTCCCTgtagtggagttaaccctgagagttaattataatatttaccactgtagggtcatgggacattgcacccagaccatttaaactagctgaaattgtctgggtgcctacagtgtcccttttaagtatGCTTGCAGAGGGTGAAGGGGATCTCACAAATTCACGTTTTCTGGCTTAGTTTGAGGAGGATCACATTTGTGGGCATCATATGAAATGTAGCCAGGTGGCTCACTGAGCATCATGAAAAACATAGTTCACAGTTGATGTTTCTGAGCTTACTGTCACATTTGTATGTAGCTAGGTtaatgtatcaataaaataaagaattcgcttttttgttgttttaaaggTTTGATCGTTTTTTTACTTCTCTTTGTCTAAAAGGTGGCATGTCAGACTCTGATATCTTTAGCCAGTATTCATTTTCTAAAAACAAGAAAGCCAAACATGAGCCGGATAATCTTTTAACTCAACTGAAGAGTATCAGCCCAACTAAAATCTTACAGCCATTAGAAGATTGTTCCAATAATAAGGCGCAGAATTCGCAGCCAAATGTCCGGAATAAATTTGCTACCTTGTTGCAGAGAAGAAGTGAGGAAGGGGGTTCGGTGTCTGCCATGGGGACGAGGAGCAGGTACGTAACTTGTTAAAGTATCAGTCGTGATAATCGTGATACAGATAAGCATTGATTGACTTGTACTCTGTCTGGTCTCAGTTCAAAAACTCAAcatttgttattttccttactttGGCTAACTGTGTCCTGTCCTAGGATATTTTATACTCCTGCCCCACAGCTGTTGCCAGTCCACAATATTCAGCTTGCGAGTAATTTTAGAAATGTTGAACCTAAATTGGATGTTCACGTctatcctatttatttatttttcacctaGCATCTCTGTAAGAAGACCCACATCCCCTTCTAGGTTACATTTCCTCATTATACCTATATATTTCTTTCTCTTTTCTGTAATCTAATATTTGAGCTAATCTGGCAGCAATACAAACAAATTATAAATCTACTATAGAATATTGCAATGATTAAATTAAATCTAAACAATACATCCAAACTGGCTAGTAACTCCACCCCCATCTCTTCATGTGTAATAAGTGCTGTAATACTGATTAAAATATTTCAGGGCCAGACTATGTATTCGTACATTCCTTTTCACTCTGGCAAACAAAGCTTAAATGAAAacgatatatacatatttaaaaaaaaaaaaaaatatttcatttttctttttttaaacacctttttaTAGGAGCTGTTATATAGGAAagtttattatatgtttatttttcatagtggattaaaataaatataacttctgttatttttagatttttctacAAGCCACCCGACCAATCCAGTTCTTTGATGGGTGAAACAGAACAGTCCGAAAGTGACAATGTTGACAGTGGCACAAAGATAATCGAGATTGACAGTGAAACTGAAGCAATAAAGGAGGAGTTTGATGTAAAGACTGAGAAGGAGCTGCGTACCTCTCCAGTGTCAGAGGACTGTAGACTGTCTTTACAGGCAGCTCCTGTATCTAGCCCAAAAGGCTGTTTCAGCTGGTCTGGGAGTCTGACCACAGGCAGCTCCAAGGCTCTCACTGTCTCTCCATCTCTGCTGTCTCTTAGAAAGTTTCAAAGAGTGAAGCCTTGCTTAGAACCCAACACAGAGAGAGATAAGACAGATTGTCCCAAAAGATCGGATAATACAGTGTTCAGTATAGATTCAAGTCCTTCAGAAACACAAGATGTTGTGGAAAGTGGAGACTCTAGCTCAGAGGTAAAATGGGGGTGAACCTATTCCTTTCTAACTCTCTGCATTTTGGTATGATTTATGTAAATCCTTGGTTCGGATAACATACGCATATAGATTCCTTTTTGCACTTTAAATGGGATTTGTTAAACACGTTAAAGCCGAAAGTTTCAGTCCTTGAAAACTGTAGATGGCCTGTCTGCAGCTGCAAAAAGGTCTATCCCATAAACCACTGCACAGAGATAAAGGTCAACGCAAATTGTGCGGGCAACAGAGAGACATGCAAAACTTGGATAAAATTGACATAGCCAGCCCTGAAACAATGGCGCAAGCAACTTTCCTTAATTTTGTTATGTTTTCTTCTTGTTCTCAGGACATGTTGCAGTATTACACTGTATGACTTGTCGTCACTGCTAATTACATTAAATAAAGGGACTAAAAACTTAATCTGAGAGACTGAAACACTGTAGGTTGATAAAAACCATTGTACATCTCAGAGAGGAATGTAGTCATCATAGAAAAAcagactgattatatatatatatatatatatataagcacaccacactttatataaaaatatattaaaagtatattaataaaatataatgtgGAATTTGATGTGCAACCAATCTGAGCTATCTGCTTTCTTTATTATTTCATAAGGAGCTGGACAACTCTTTGGAGACTCCCTGCAAATTCACTCTGAAAACATCTCCTCCCGAACGGAAGATTATCACATCTAACAGCAAGGTAGTTATTGCACAGTGGCAACATTGTGATCCTTTTTCTACAAACCAATCACTTGCAGAATTATATAAGCAATGCTGTACAGGTCTTATAAATGCAGCTACattatagcattgatatattaATGAGCTTCTAATAAGGCAATTAATTGAGGGAAATGGGTACTGGCAGTACATTTCATTTATACCTTAGTTTGATTGCCATAAAATAACTTTTTCCATTATGATATTGCATGAATTGAACTTGTATTGTAAGATCTAATGATGTAAACTATATTCTAAATACTACTCCTGTTTTCCAGGTTTCTGGACTCCTTAAATCAAAGACTACGTCTTCTGGGTTTGGGAAAAAAGTGAAGCCAACTGCACCTGCCAAAGCCAGTGGCCTGAGCAGCCGTGGCCGCACAAAAGCTACTCATAATAATGAGAATAAGCCGGCACTGCAAGCCACAATTAATGACTTGTGGAAGAACTTCAGCTTTAAGAAGTGAGCTTCCCTCTGAACCAAGGTCTGTGTTCAATGACCGATTTCACTGGAAAAGAGGACAGGAGGCATTTCTTCAGACTGTTACTCTCCCACAGCACTGTGATTGGTCCCTAAACCATGAATTTTAGTAAAATGgaaactaaattgcaaaatttaggctgaaGTAGCCATGGTGTAAATATAGCAGAATTCTAAcatttttgcatacattttgcaGTTTCGTCTCCTTTTcattagtgtttagtgaattaaccccattctgtattttttttttttaatgtttcttacCCAGGTAAAATTAAAGAAAGCTCCGTttccctgtgttttttttttttttttttttttttttgacactacCAGAATGGAAGCCTGAgtgaacaatttaaaaaaaaaaaaaaaaaaaaaaatgttttttttttttttggtctcttGTTTATatactgtgtgaatccttctCCTGGGACACCGTAAATGTCTGTAATGTGATAGATTTAATGGGAGCATTGTGCTCCGTCACCGAAACTGCTTTAAGTCCTACAATTTAGATGTTTTACAAATTTGAGCTTTTACACAGTGGGAAAGTCtaaatatttgtaaataattTAGTAAATCAGACTCTGTTTTGCCTATAGCTGTTGGCTCTCTGACCAATATTTAATGTGCCTTTATATACTTTGCAAATCTGCACAAAACAATAATTTATGGGAAAACACATATTCTAGAGTTTTAAAAGGAACGACTTTTAACAGTCTGGAAAAATACATCAGACCTCAATGtaaatatgtttacattgagACTTGCTGCTTATTTCGTTATCTGTGATTATGGATTTTCCACTGTTTACATTTTaacttaatttagaaaaaaatattactgCTTTTAAATGATCTAGAATATAggctttctttttaaaggtacactatgtgcacaataaccactatttCAATGAAGTGGTTAATTTACTTGGAATGTTCTTTAAAGGAAGCTTACTGTAGTAGTCACCTCCCAATGTAATTAGCCAAACTGTTTGTGAACAACTTGACAGACTTACTTGGGGTCCACAGGGCCAATGTAGCCAA
This DNA window, taken from Pelobates fuscus isolate aPelFus1 chromosome 9, aPelFus1.pri, whole genome shotgun sequence, encodes the following:
- the EXO1 gene encoding exonuclease 1 yields the protein MGIQGLLQFLKDASESVHMKKYKGQTVAVDTYCWLHKGAFACAEKLAKGEPTDQYVAYCMKFVHMLLMNGVKPILVFDGCTLPSKKDVEKARREKRQTNLQKGKQLLREGKLSEARDCFSRSINVTSAMAHEVIKTARAEGVDCIVAPYEADSQLAYLNKNGFAQAIITEDSDLLAFGCKKVILKLDKFGNGLEIDQARLGMCKQLGDVFTEEKFRYMCILSGCDYLPSIHGIGLAKACKLIKTANNPDILKVIKKIGQYLKMNITVPDGYIDGFVRANNTFLYQLVFDPVNRKLIPLNPYDNDVQPEELDYAGPNIGDSAALQIALGNADVNTMEQIDFYNPDDPQPSKQRSQSWKSKDIAPAESIWKRNYTPSKYVATERKQSEDNNSPRGLILPSSKTAKRPHDGGMSDSDIFSQYSFSKNKKAKHEPDNLLTQLKSISPTKILQPLEDCSNNKAQNSQPNVRNKFATLLQRRSEEGGSVSAMGTRSRFFYKPPDQSSSLMGETEQSESDNVDSGTKIIEIDSETEAIKEEFDVKTEKELRTSPVSEDCRLSLQAAPVSSPKGCFSWSGSLTTGSSKALTVSPSLLSLRKFQRVKPCLEPNTERDKTDCPKRSDNTVFSIDSSPSETQDVVESGDSSSEELDNSLETPCKFTLKTSPPERKIITSNSKVSGLLKSKTTSSGFGKKVKPTAPAKASGLSSRGRTKATHNNENKPALQATINDLWKNFSFKK